Genomic segment of Deinococcus sp. YIM 134068:
CGCGGGTCTGGGGCATCGGGCCGTCGGCACTCGAGACCACGAGGATGGCCCCGTCCATCTGGGCCGCGCCGGTGATCATGTTCTTGACGTAATCGGCGTGACCGGGGCAGTCGACGTGGGAGTAGTGGCGGGCGGGGGTGTTGTATTCGACGTGGGCGGTGTTGATGGTGATGCCACGGGCCTTTTCCTCGGGGGCCTTGTCGATCTGGTCGTAGGCCAGCTTTTCGACGGTGGGGTCCGAGGCGGCGGCGGTGAAGGTGATCGCGGCGGTCAGCGTGGTCTTGCCGTGGTCCACGTGCCCGATCGTCCCGACGTTCACGTGGGGCTTCGTCCGCTCAAACGTTCCTTTGGCCATACTGGATTCCTCCTGACAGGGAGTCCCGACTTCGGGACAGCCCGAACAGCATAGAGAGCTTTCGTGAAGAAGATGATGGGAGTCCGGCAAAGAGAGGGGATGTGTCAAAAGAGAACGTGGCCTGCCGGGGAAGCGGGCCACCTTCTTCACTGGAGCTCTTGGTCGGGATTGAACCGACGGCCTCTCCCTTACCAAGGGAGTGCTCTACCACTGAGCTACAAGAGCGCGGAAAAGCGGGAAACGAGACTCGAACTCGCGACATTCAGCTTGGGAAGCTGACGCTCTACCAACTGAGCTATTCCCGCGTGTGGTGGGCAGGGGCGGATTCGAACCGCCGTACACGTACGTGAACAGATTTACAGTCTGTCGCCTTTAACCACTCGGCCACCTACCCGTCTTGCCCAGCCCCTCTTCCATTGCCCGCTCTGGGCGGTGTGGAGCCACTCAGGAGAATCGAACTCCCAACCTTCCGATTACAAGTCGGGTGCTCTACCAGTTGAGCTAGAGTGGCACCTTTCCCTGACGCCGAAAGCATGGGCCTCAGCCCCCGAGCGCGGAAGTTTGCACGCCTGAGCGCGGACTTCCGGCTGTGAATAGTAGCACCGCCCCCCAGGGGTGTCAACACGACTGCGCCCTGTCCCGCGTCCGCGTTCACCGGACCTTAGCTGTCGCCGGACTCCGCCATTGGGCGCATTTGCCACCTCGCCAGGCGGCGTACACTGGCGGTCTTGCGGGCCTTTCGGCGGCCCATGATCCTCACCCTCCTGCCTCTTCTTTCCCTCCACATCAAGGCGGCCCTCTTGGACAGCTTCAAAACCCTCTGGCCCTACCTGCGGCTCCACCGTCGGCAGTACGTGATCGGCCTCCTCGCCGTGGTCGTCGCCAACGCCGTGAACCTATTGCCCTTCTACTTCATTCGCCTGACCATCGACGGGCTGACGGGCGCGACCGACGCCGACGGCGGCACAGCGGGCGTCACGCTGGCACAGGTGGGGTTGTACGCCTCCGGAGTCGTCCTCGCGGCGCTGACTGCCGGGACGCTGATGCTCGTGATGCGGCGGCAGATCGTGGTCGCCTCGCGGCAGACGGAGTACGAGATTCGGCGCGACATCTACGCCAACCTCCAGACGCTCGACAAGGGCTACTACGACCGGGCGCGGACGGGCGACATCATGAACCGGCTGACGGGCGACCTGAACGCCGTGCGCGAGATGCTGGGCTTCGGGGCGTGGCAGATCGTGAACATCGTGTCGGGCTTCTCGACCGCCTTCGCCGTGATGTTCGGTCTGAGCTGGCAACTGACCCTCATCGTGATCGGCGTGCTGCCCATCATCGTGGGCATCCTGGCCTACCTCGCGCGGCTGATCAACAAGCGGCATACGCTCGTGCAGGAGCAGGGCAGCCTGATCGCCGCGAAGGCGCAGGAGAACTTCAGCGGGGCGCGGGTCGTCAAGGGGTACGCCATCGAGGACCGCGAGGTGGCCGACTACCGGGCGATGAACCTGGAGCTGCTGCGCCGCAACGTCGCCCTGGCGAAGGTGGACGGGCCGCTGCGCGCCTTCATGAGCCTCCTCATCGGCCTCGCCTTCGGGCTGATTCTCCTCGTAGGCGGGCGGCTGATCCTGAATCCGGGGAACGACGGGACCTTCACCGTGGGGATGTTCGTGCAGTTCGTGGGGACGCTGGAGCGCCTGACGTGGCCGATGCTCATGGTGGGGTGGATTACCGGCGTGACTCAACGCGGGCTGGCGTCGTGGCTGCGGTTGCGTGAACTGCTCGACGCCCGGCCCAGCGTGTTCGACGAGCGGAAGCGCACGGAGGTGAGGGTGCGAACCCTACACGGCGACATCCGCTTCGAGGACGTTTCGCTGCGCTACGGGGGGCAGTCGGTCCTCGACGGGGTGAACCTGCACGTGCCCGCCGGAACCTTCGTGGCGATCACCGGTCCGACCGGGAGCGGGAAGACTCTGCTCGCCCAGCTCGTCACGCGCAGTCTGGACCCAACGGGCGGCACGGTCAGAATTGACGGGCGCGACGTGCGGACGATCCCGCTGCGGACCCTGCGCGACCACATCGCGGTCGTGCCGCAGGAACCCTTCCTCTTCAGTGACACCATCGCCAACAACATCGCCTTCGGGCTGGATAACCGCGACCTGCCGGGCATTCCCACGGGGGTGAGCGTGGTGAAGACGCCCGCGCCGCCGGAAATTGCACAAAAACCCGACCTCAACCGGGTGCGGGAGGCCGCGCGGCTGGCCGGACTCGCGGACGACGTGGAGACCTTCCCGAAGGGGTACGACACCCTGCTCGGCGAGCGCGGCGTGACCCTCAGCGGCGGGCAGCGGCAGCGCACGGCCATCGCCCGCGCCATCGTGCGCGACCCCAGCATCCTGATCCTCGACGACAGCCTCTCGGCGGTGGACACCGAGACCGAGCGGCGCATCCTCGACGGATTGCGCGAGGTGGCGCGGGGCAAGACCGTCTTCCTGATCGCGCACCGGGTCAGCACCCTGCGGCACGCCGACCAGATCGTGGTCCTCGACGGGGGCCGGGTGGTCGAGCAGGGCACGCACGACGACCTCCTCGCGGCGGGCGGCCACTACGCCGACCTCGAACGCCTCCAGCGCCTCGCCTCGGACCTCGACGCGGAGGACCAGCCCATCCTCGACCCCGAGGCCGCCGCCAACGATCTCGAACAGCGGCCCCGCCAACCCCAGGAAGCCGTGAAATGACCGTCCCCGATCCCCTCGACGCCGCGCAGAAGAACTTCGACGCCGGGCTGACGCGGCGTATCCTCGTCTACCTGCGGCCCTACGTTCCCCTCGTCGTGCTGGGCATCGTGCTGGCGCTGCTGATCGCCGTGGCCCAGCCCGTCTTCGGCCTGATCCAGCGGCACGCCATCGACGCCTACCTGCTGCCCTTCGAGCGCGACGGCTCGCTGAACACGGACAGTCTGTACCGGGGCCTCACCCTCGCGGCGCTGGGGTACATGGCGCTCAAGGTCGTGGAGTTCGGGTTGCAGTACGGCTTCACGCTCGCCATCAGCTTTCTCGGGCAGAACGTGCTGCGCGACATCCGGGCGGACGTGTTCGGCAAGCTCCAGCGTCTGCCGCTCGCCTATTTCGACGCGAACCCCGTCGGGCGGCTGATTACCCGCGTCACGAGCGATGTGGACGCGATCAACCAGTTCATCACGGGCGGGCTGGTGAGCCTCGTGCAGAGTGCGTTCCTGATCATCGCCTACGTGGTCATCATGTTGCGGGTGGACTGGCGGCTCTCGCTCGTGAGCTTCGCGGTGCTGCCCGTGCTGTACCTCGCCACCAACTTCTTCCGCACCCGGCTGCGGACCGCCTTCCGGGCCACCCGCGCCCAGCAGGCGTTCGTGAATACGCGGCTGAACGAGAACATCACCGGGATGCTGACCATCCAACTGTTCGGGCGCGAGGCGCGCACGGCGCTGGACTTCGACCACGCGAACCGGGCGCTCCTCGGGGCGAACGTGAACAGCGTGCGGTGGTTCTCGCTGTTCATGCCCACCGTCGCCGTGCTGGGGCAGATTGCCGTGGCGCTCGTGCTGTTCTTCGCGGCTCGGCAGATTCTGGGGGACGTGGCGGGGGCCGTCACCGTCGGCACCCTCTTCGCCTTCGTGCAGTGGACCGGGCAACTGTTTCAGCCCATTCAGGACCTCGCGGACGTGTTCAACAACCTTCAGGCGGCGATGGCGAGCAGCGAGCGCATCTTCGGCGTGCTGGACACCGAGGAGGACATCAGTGACAAGCCCGGCGCGAAGCGGCTGGAGAACTTCGAGGGCCGCGTGGACTTCGAGAATGTGTGGTTCGCCTACGACGGTGACGTGAAGGCCGACACGCCGGATGCGGACGACCGCTGGATTCTGCGCGGCATCGACCTGCACATCCAGCCCGGCGAGAGCGTGGCCTTTGTCGGCGCGACGGGCGCGGGCAAGACGAGCGTGACGGCGCTGGTCAGCCGCTTCTACGACGTGCAGCGCGGCGCGGTGAAGGTGGACGGCGTGGACGTGCGCGACCTGGAGCAGCACGACCTCCGCAGGCACGTCGGCGTCGTGTTGCAGGACGTGTTCCTCTTCGCGGGCACCATCGAGGGCAACCTGACGCTGAACAACCCCGACACTCCCCACGAGCGGGTGGTGGAGGCGTGCCGCTACGTCGGCGTCCACGACTACATCATGTCCCTGCCGGACGGCTACGACACCGAGGTCCGGGAGCGCGGCGCGACCCTCAGTACTGGGCAAAAGCAGCTCCTCGCCTTCGCCCGCGCCCTGATCCAGAACCCCGACATCCTCCTCGTGCTGGACGAGGCGACCGCCAACGTGGACACCGAGACGGAACTCCGCATCCAGCACGCCCTCCAGAAGGTGATGCTGGGCCGCACGAGCATCATCATCGCCCACCGCCTCTCGACCATCGAACACTGCGACCGCATCGTGGTCATGCGCCGGGGCCGGGTCGTGGAGCAGGGCAGCCACCGCGAGCTACTGGAGCGGGGCGGGTACTACGCGCGGCTCCACCGATTGCAGTACGCGCAGGCGGACGCGGCGGACTGAGGCTGAAGGGCAAAGGCAGAAGGCAGAAGGTTGAAAGCGGACGGCTTCGAGACGGGCGGTGGGGGAGACCTCTCCGCCCTCTCCCATGACCGATCGCTGACACGGGAGTGACGCCGCGCTGACACTCCACCCGCAGGCTGTCAGGCATGAAGAAGACCTTCCTCCTGGGCCTCGCCCTGGTCACGACCGGTGCCTCCGCGCAGAGCCTGACGGGCGCGGGCGCGAGCTTTCCCTTCCCGCTGTATTCCAAGATGTTCGCCGAGTACAAGAAGGCGACGGGTGTGGACGTGAACTACCAATCGGTGGGCAGCGGCGCGGGCCAGAAGCAGATCACCGAGCGCACGGTGGACTTCGCGGGCAGCGACAACCCCATGAGCGACGAGGCGTTGAAGGAAGCGCCCGCCAAGCTGCTCCACATCCCCACCGCCATCGGGGCCGTGGTGCCCGCCTACAATCTGCCCGGCGTGACCGGACTGAAGTTCACGGGCCGCGTCCTGGCCGACATCTACCTCGGCAAGATCAGGACGTGGAACGACAAGGCCATCGCGGCGATCAACCCCGGCGTGACCATCCCGCCGCTGCCCATCACGGTGGCGCGGCGCAGCGACGGCTCGGGCACGACCTACGTGTTCTCGGACTACCTGAGCAAGGTCAGCGGCGAGTGGAAGAGCAGGGTCGGCGTGGGCAACTCCCTCCAGTGGCCCGTCGGCACGGGGGCGCGCGGCAACGACGGTGTGGCGGGCGTCGTGAAGAGCACGCCGGGGGCCATCGGGTACGTCGAACTCGTGTACGCCAGGCAGAACAGGCTGACCTTCGGCAGCGTGCAGAACCGCGCGGGCAAGTTCGTCACCGCCGACAACGGCCCGGCAAGCGCCGCCGCGCAGGGTGTGGTCATCCCCGGCGACACGCGCGTGAGCATCACGAACAGCGCGAACGCGGACGCCTACCCCATCGCCAGCTTCACCTACGTGATCTTCTACCAGGACCAGAAGTACGGCAACCGTACCGAGGCGCAGGCGAAGGCCCTCAAGTCGCTCCTGGGCTGGATGACCACGACCGGGCAGGGCTACAACGAGGCGCTGGACTACGCCAAGCTCCCTGCCAACGTGTCGAGTAAGGTCCGGGGCATCCTCAACTCGATCACCTACGGGGGCAAGAAGGTTTAAGCGCGTCCCTCCACGCGGGCGGCCCGGAGGGTGGGGCCGTCCTTTGCTTTGGATGAGCGGTGAAGCCGTCACGTGGCCCCCTCACCCCGGCCCTCTGCTTCGCAGCTCTACGAGTCACCCACGAGGGGAGAGGGAGAAAAGAGAGCTGCGCCGTGTATTTGCTCCTCCCCCTTGAGAGGGGAGGCCGAGAGGGGGTGAACCAGGCTTGGCGACCCAGAAAACCTGCCCTCGACTCCCCCTCCTCATCCCACAGCCCAGCGTCCCACCCCAAAAACCTCACGCCCTGACCTCGCGCTGACGCTCGGCGTGTGAACTGGGGCCACTTCGCCCCGGAGGGGGCCTACGCCCATGAGTGAACCTGCCCGTCGCCCACCCGTCCGTTCCGCCGGAAGTGCCGCCCTCTCCAGCGCGAGCGACCGCGTTTTCCAAGTCCTGATCCTGGCGCTGGCGTCGGTGATCGTGCTCGTGTTCGTGCTGAGCGTGTACCAGCTCGGGCGGGAGGCGTGGCCCGCGCTGGGGGCGTTCGGCCTGCGCTTTTTCACCGAGCGCACCTGGAACCCGGTGGAGGGGACCTTCGGGGCCGCGACGATGATCGTGGGAACGCTCGTGACGAGTCTCGCCGCACTCGCCATCAGCGTACCGCTCGCGGTCGCCAGCGCGCTGTTCGTGGCCGAGTACGCGCCGAAGTGGCTGGCGAACCCGGTGGGCTACCTCGTGGAGCTGCTGGCCGCCGTGCCCAGCGTGGTGTACGGGCTGTGGGCGCTGTTCGTCCTGGCACCGATCCTGGCCCGCTGGCAGACCACCTTCTTCAACCCCGACCTGTACCCCGAACGCTTCGCGCTGTTCACGCGCTGCTCGGCGCTGTGGGCCGAGAATCAGACGAGCCTGCAATGCCTGTTCGTGCCCAACAGCGCCGCCGGGCGCGGGCTGGCGCTCGCCATCATCATCCTGACGGTGATGATCCTGCCGTACACGGCGTCGGTGGCGCGCGACGTGATCCGGCTGGTGCCCGCCGATCAGCGGGAGGCGATGTACGCGCTCGGGGCGACGAAGTGGGAGGTCATCTCGCGCGCCATCCTGCCCTACGCCCGCGCCGGAATCCTGGGCGGCGTCATCCTCGCGCTGGGCCGGGCGCTCGGCGAGACGCTGGCGGTGGCGATGGTGATCGGGGATAGCCAGGAAATCCTGCGGAGCATCTGGGGCAACGCGAGCACGATGGCCTCCGTGATCGCCAACCAGTTCGGCGACGCGCAGGAGAGGCTGCACCGCTCCAGCGTGGTCGCGCTCGGCCTGACCCTGTTCTTTCTGAGCGTGATCGTGAATTACGCCGCGCGGCTCATCATCGCCCGCCTGACGCCGAAGGGCATCCAGTGAGGAGCCTCCGATGACCCGCGCCGTTCCTGCCCCCACCACCCGGACCCGCCATACCCTCAGCCCCGCCCGGCGGGTGAAGAACACGCTGATGGGCGGCCTGATCCTGCTCGCCACCCTGATCGTCGTCGCGCCGCTCATCCTGATCTTCGTGTACCTGCTACGGGAGGGGTTGGGGGCGCTCAACCTGGAGTTCTTCACTCGGACGCCCGCGCCGGAGGGTGAGACGGGCGGCGGCCTGCTCAACGCCATCACGGGCAGCCTCATGATGCTGGCGATGGCGAGCGTGATCGGCGTCCTCGTCGGCGTGGCGGGCGGCATCTTCCTCGCGGAGTACCCACGCCACCCGCTGATGCCCACCGTCCGCATGATCAGCGACGTGCTGGCGGGCATTCCGGCCATCGTGATGGGCCTCGTCGCCTACGGGCTGATCGTCCTCGTCTTCGGGTTCTCTGGGCTGGCGGGGGCGCTGGCGCTGGGCTTCCTGATGATTCCCATCGTGGTGCGGACGACCGAGGAGGTTCTCAAGCTCGTCCCCCTGACCGTGCGCGAGGCGGGGCTGGCGCTGGGGCTGCCGCAGTGGCTCGTCATCCTGCGGATCGTGCTGCCCGCCGCCGCCGGGGGCATCGTCACGGGCGTCATGCTGGCGCTCGCCCGCGTCGCCGGGGAGGCCGCGCCCCTGCTCTTCACCGCCTTCGGGAACAACAGCGTCAACCTCGACCCCACCAAACCCATGAGCGCCCTGCCCCTGGAAATCTACCGGGGCGCGACGAGTGCCTACGACGAGAACCAGCGTCTTGCGAAAGCGGGCGCGCTGCTGCTCATCACGTTGATCTTCGTCACGAGCCTGCTTGCCCGGCGGGCGAGTCGGCGCAGGTGAGGGAGCGGTCAGCTCTCAGCTTTCAGCCGTCAGCAAAAGACCCGACCTACTTCCTGCTTATCATTGACTACACCCATTCCAAGGAGTCCCCTAACCAATGTCCCCTCTTCTCAGCGCGCAAGACGTGAGCATCTACTACGGCGACAAGCAGGCCGTGAAGAATGTCAATCTGGACGTTCAGCGCGGCACCGTGAACGCCCTGATCGGCCCCAGCGGGTGCGGCAAGACGACCTTTCTGCGGGCGATCAACCGGATGCACGACCTGACGCCCGGTGCCCGCGTGACGGGCAAGATCACCCTCGACGGCGAGGACGTGTACGGCCCCGGCGTGGACCCCGTGAATATGCGCCGCCGCGTCGGCATGGTCTTCCAGAAGCCCAATCCCTTCCCCACCATGAGCGTCTTCGACAACGTGGTGAGTGGCCTCAAGCTCGCGGGCGTGCGCGACAAGAACCGCCTGATGGAAGTCGCCGAGCGGTCGTTGCGGAGCGCGGCGCTGTGGGAGGAGGTCAAGGACCGTCTCAAGACGCCCGCCACAGGTCTCTCGGGTGGACAGCAGCAACGCCTGTGCATCGCCCGCGCCCTCGCTGTGGAGCCGGAAATCCTGCTGATGGACGAGCCGACCTCGGCGCTCGACCCCGCCAGCACCGCCAAGATCGAGGACCTGATGACGGACCTGAAAAAGGTCACGACCATCATCATCGTGACGCACAACATGCATCAGGCGGCGCGGGTGAGCGGCACGACCTCCTTTTTCCTCAATGGCGATCTCGTGGAACACGGTGTCACCGACCAGATTTTCACCAGCCCGCGCGACGAGCGGACTGAGGCGTATGTGACGGGGCGCTTCGGCTGAGCTTGCCTTGTCTTTCAACAGCCCTTGCCTTCGAGCGAGGGCTTTTTCTTTGGGTCTTCCATTCCTGAATTCGTCCCGTTCTTGAAGACAGATGTAAAGTTGGCGTGCCCTTCACCCTTGCTCCCCTGACCCGCACATCACAAGCCGTTACCATACTTCCTGCGATGACGAACGGTGAGGCCAGTACGACGCACCTGACGGCCCGCTTCCTGCGGATGCTGAGTATCGCGCTGGAGGAACTGGACGCCGTGCGCGACGCCGCCGGACGCGCGGAGTACGCGGGGCTGACCGCGCGGGCGAAGGAGCTGGAGCGCGAGACCGACGCCCTGGAGCGCGAGATCGAGGACGCCTGCCTCGCCGCCTTCGCGGAGCCACTGACGCCCGACGAGCTGGCCTTTCACCTGATGGTCTTCCGCAGCCTGACGAACCTGGAGCGGGTGGGCGACTACGCCTTCGGGGTGGCGCGCGACCTGGAACTGCTCGCCCCGCGCACCCACAGCGCCACCTTGCAGGACGTACTGCCGCTCGTGGGCCTGCTCGTGGACATGCTCGAACGCCTCGCCTACGCCTTCGCCGAGCGCGACGTGCGGGCCGCGCGGGAGGTCATGCGCCTCGATGCCGAGGGGGTGGACGCCCTCTACGAGCAGATGACGCGCGCCAGCCTCACCCGCCTCCACGAGCGCCCCGACGATGTGGAGGTCGCCCTGACGGCAGGGCGCATGGCGCGCAGCCTGGAGCGGCTGGGCGATCACCTCGTCAACGTGGCCGAGCGGCTGGAGGTGCTGGTCGTGCGTGGTGGGGTGCGGGTGCCGGACCTGCGGGCGGGGTGAGGGGGGAAGCTCTCAGCCGTCAGCGGTCAGCTCTCAGCCACCGGGAGATGGGCTTCAGGGTCGCTCGTTGAGAAGTTCAACGTTCAGAACTGTCGGGAAGACATTGAATTTCCTCCTTCGCTGATTGCTGAAGGCTGACCGCTGACCGCTGACCGCTTTCCCCCGTCCCCACCCGGCAGACGGACGCTCAGCTCCGCCCGGCCTCCGGCGTAAACTACCCCGCGTGACCATCCTCGAATCGCAGGCGGCCCAGCTTCCGCGCTGGCGTACCGACGACCTCTACGCCGGGCTGGACGACCCGCGACTGACGGCGGACCTCGCCATGTTGCGCGACCGGGTGAAGGCGTTGGAAGAGACCTTCGACGCGGCGGGCATCCGCAAGGACGGGGAAGCGGGCACGCCCGACACGCTGGCGCAAGTGCTCGGCGGGCTGAACGACGTGCTGACCCTCCTGACCCGCCTGCGCGGCTTCATCTCCGCCTTCGTGACCACAGACAGCCGGGACGCCCTCGCTCAGCAGCGGATGGGGGAACTTACCACGCTGGCCCTCCCGCTCGGCCCGTTGCGCTCGCGCCTGACCGCGTGGCTCGGTGGGCAGGACGTGGAGGCGCTGCTGGACGCGTCGGATATGGCCTGCGACCACGAACACCTCATCCGCCGCGCCGCCGTCTACGCCCGGCATCAGATGTCCCCCGACGAGGAGGACCTCGCCGCCCGGCTGCGCCCCAGCGGGGCGGGTGGCTGGGCCAAGCTCCACGGCAACGTGACGAGCCAACTGACGGGCGAGTACCGGGGCGGGCGTCTCCCCGTCACCGCCCTGCGCGCCCTCGCCACCGACCCCGACGAGGCGGTGCGCCGGGACGCCTACGAGTCCGAGCTGGCCGTCTGGAAGAATACCGAGGTCGTCCTCGCCGCCGCGATGAACGGCGTGAAGGGGGAGGAGGGCACCCTCGCCGCCCGCCGGGGCTTCCCCGACAGTGTGGCCCCCAGCCTCCTCGCCAACGGCATCGACCGCGAGACGCTGGAGGCGATGCAGGGCGCGGTGGTGGGGAGCCTGCCCGACTTCCGCCGCTACTTCGCGGCGAAGGCCCATGCGCTCGGCAAGGCGCGGCTCGACTGGTGGGACCTCTTCGCGCCCGTGGGCCGCAGCGAGACGGAGTGGACCTACGGGGCCGGGACGCGGCTGGTGGAGGCGGAGTTCCGCGCGTACTCGGGGCGGCTGGGGGACTTCGCCGCCCGCGCCTTCCGCGAGAGCTGGATCGACGCCGGGCCGCGCGACGGCAAACGCGGCGGGGCCTTCTGCATGGGCTGGACGGGTGACGCCAGCCGCATCCTGATGAACCACGACCCCAGCCTCGACAGCGTGTCCACCCTCGCCCACGAACTCGGGCACGGCTACCACAACCTGCTCAAGGCCCCACGCACGCCCCTCCAGCGCGAGACGCCGATGACCCTCGCGGAGACGGCGAGCATCTTCTGCGAGACCATCGTTCAGAACGCGGCGCTGGGGCGGGCGGCGGGCGCGGAGCGGCTGTACGTGCTGGAGACGCAGCTCACCGGCCACGCGCAGGTCGTCGTGGACATCCACTCGCGCTTCCTCTTCGAGCGGGCCGTCTTCGAGCGGCGGGCCGAACGCGACCTCACCCCGCAGGAGCTGTGCGACCTGATGACGTGGGCGCAGGGCGAGACCTACGGCGACGCGCTCGCCACCACGCACCCCTCCATGTGGGCCGTCAAGCCGCACTACTACGGCACGAGCTTCTACAACTACCCGTACACCTTCGGCCTGCTCTTCGGCCTCGGCCTGTATGCCCAGTACCTCCGGGCGCGCGAGGAGGGCCGGGAGGCCAGCTTCCAGACCCGCTATGACGACCTCCTCGCCAGCACCGGCCTCGCCGACGCCCGCACCCTCGCTGCCCGCTTCGGCATCGACCTCCACGCGCCCGATTTCTGGGAGGGGA
This window contains:
- a CDS encoding GTP-binding protein, whose amino-acid sequence is MAKGTFERTKPHVNVGTIGHVDHGKTTLTAAITFTAAASDPTVEKLAYDQIDKAPEEKARGITINTAHVEYNTPARHYSHVDCPGHADYVKNMITGAAQMDGAILVVSSADGPMPQTR
- a CDS encoding ABC transporter ATP-binding protein, which produces MDSFKTLWPYLRLHRRQYVIGLLAVVVANAVNLLPFYFIRLTIDGLTGATDADGGTAGVTLAQVGLYASGVVLAALTAGTLMLVMRRQIVVASRQTEYEIRRDIYANLQTLDKGYYDRARTGDIMNRLTGDLNAVREMLGFGAWQIVNIVSGFSTAFAVMFGLSWQLTLIVIGVLPIIVGILAYLARLINKRHTLVQEQGSLIAAKAQENFSGARVVKGYAIEDREVADYRAMNLELLRRNVALAKVDGPLRAFMSLLIGLAFGLILLVGGRLILNPGNDGTFTVGMFVQFVGTLERLTWPMLMVGWITGVTQRGLASWLRLRELLDARPSVFDERKRTEVRVRTLHGDIRFEDVSLRYGGQSVLDGVNLHVPAGTFVAITGPTGSGKTLLAQLVTRSLDPTGGTVRIDGRDVRTIPLRTLRDHIAVVPQEPFLFSDTIANNIAFGLDNRDLPGIPTGVSVVKTPAPPEIAQKPDLNRVREAARLAGLADDVETFPKGYDTLLGERGVTLSGGQRQRTAIARAIVRDPSILILDDSLSAVDTETERRILDGLREVARGKTVFLIAHRVSTLRHADQIVVLDGGRVVEQGTHDDLLAAGGHYADLERLQRLASDLDAEDQPILDPEAAANDLEQRPRQPQEAVK
- a CDS encoding ABC transporter ATP-binding protein — translated: MTVPDPLDAAQKNFDAGLTRRILVYLRPYVPLVVLGIVLALLIAVAQPVFGLIQRHAIDAYLLPFERDGSLNTDSLYRGLTLAALGYMALKVVEFGLQYGFTLAISFLGQNVLRDIRADVFGKLQRLPLAYFDANPVGRLITRVTSDVDAINQFITGGLVSLVQSAFLIIAYVVIMLRVDWRLSLVSFAVLPVLYLATNFFRTRLRTAFRATRAQQAFVNTRLNENITGMLTIQLFGREARTALDFDHANRALLGANVNSVRWFSLFMPTVAVLGQIAVALVLFFAARQILGDVAGAVTVGTLFAFVQWTGQLFQPIQDLADVFNNLQAAMASSERIFGVLDTEEDISDKPGAKRLENFEGRVDFENVWFAYDGDVKADTPDADDRWILRGIDLHIQPGESVAFVGATGAGKTSVTALVSRFYDVQRGAVKVDGVDVRDLEQHDLRRHVGVVLQDVFLFAGTIEGNLTLNNPDTPHERVVEACRYVGVHDYIMSLPDGYDTEVRERGATLSTGQKQLLAFARALIQNPDILLVLDEATANVDTETELRIQHALQKVMLGRTSIIIAHRLSTIEHCDRIVVMRRGRVVEQGSHRELLERGGYYARLHRLQYAQADAAD
- the pstS gene encoding phosphate ABC transporter substrate-binding protein PstS → MKKTFLLGLALVTTGASAQSLTGAGASFPFPLYSKMFAEYKKATGVDVNYQSVGSGAGQKQITERTVDFAGSDNPMSDEALKEAPAKLLHIPTAIGAVVPAYNLPGVTGLKFTGRVLADIYLGKIRTWNDKAIAAINPGVTIPPLPITVARRSDGSGTTYVFSDYLSKVSGEWKSRVGVGNSLQWPVGTGARGNDGVAGVVKSTPGAIGYVELVYARQNRLTFGSVQNRAGKFVTADNGPASAAAQGVVIPGDTRVSITNSANADAYPIASFTYVIFYQDQKYGNRTEAQAKALKSLLGWMTTTGQGYNEALDYAKLPANVSSKVRGILNSITYGGKKV
- the pstC gene encoding phosphate ABC transporter permease subunit PstC, which gives rise to MSEPARRPPVRSAGSAALSSASDRVFQVLILALASVIVLVFVLSVYQLGREAWPALGAFGLRFFTERTWNPVEGTFGAATMIVGTLVTSLAALAISVPLAVASALFVAEYAPKWLANPVGYLVELLAAVPSVVYGLWALFVLAPILARWQTTFFNPDLYPERFALFTRCSALWAENQTSLQCLFVPNSAAGRGLALAIIILTVMILPYTASVARDVIRLVPADQREAMYALGATKWEVISRAILPYARAGILGGVILALGRALGETLAVAMVIGDSQEILRSIWGNASTMASVIANQFGDAQERLHRSSVVALGLTLFFLSVIVNYAARLIIARLTPKGIQ
- the pstA gene encoding phosphate ABC transporter permease PstA translates to MTRAVPAPTTRTRHTLSPARRVKNTLMGGLILLATLIVVAPLILIFVYLLREGLGALNLEFFTRTPAPEGETGGGLLNAITGSLMMLAMASVIGVLVGVAGGIFLAEYPRHPLMPTVRMISDVLAGIPAIVMGLVAYGLIVLVFGFSGLAGALALGFLMIPIVVRTTEEVLKLVPLTVREAGLALGLPQWLVILRIVLPAAAGGIVTGVMLALARVAGEAAPLLFTAFGNNSVNLDPTKPMSALPLEIYRGATSAYDENQRLAKAGALLLITLIFVTSLLARRASRRR
- the pstB gene encoding phosphate ABC transporter ATP-binding protein PstB produces the protein MSPLLSAQDVSIYYGDKQAVKNVNLDVQRGTVNALIGPSGCGKTTFLRAINRMHDLTPGARVTGKITLDGEDVYGPGVDPVNMRRRVGMVFQKPNPFPTMSVFDNVVSGLKLAGVRDKNRLMEVAERSLRSAALWEEVKDRLKTPATGLSGGQQQRLCIARALAVEPEILLMDEPTSALDPASTAKIEDLMTDLKKVTTIIIVTHNMHQAARVSGTTSFFLNGDLVEHGVTDQIFTSPRDERTEAYVTGRFG
- a CDS encoding phosphate signaling complex PhoU family protein; this encodes MTNGEASTTHLTARFLRMLSIALEELDAVRDAAGRAEYAGLTARAKELERETDALEREIEDACLAAFAEPLTPDELAFHLMVFRSLTNLERVGDYAFGVARDLELLAPRTHSATLQDVLPLVGLLVDMLERLAYAFAERDVRAAREVMRLDAEGVDALYEQMTRASLTRLHERPDDVEVALTAGRMARSLERLGDHLVNVAERLEVLVVRGGVRVPDLRAG
- a CDS encoding M3 family oligoendopeptidase — encoded protein: MTILESQAAQLPRWRTDDLYAGLDDPRLTADLAMLRDRVKALEETFDAAGIRKDGEAGTPDTLAQVLGGLNDVLTLLTRLRGFISAFVTTDSRDALAQQRMGELTTLALPLGPLRSRLTAWLGGQDVEALLDASDMACDHEHLIRRAAVYARHQMSPDEEDLAARLRPSGAGGWAKLHGNVTSQLTGEYRGGRLPVTALRALATDPDEAVRRDAYESELAVWKNTEVVLAAAMNGVKGEEGTLAARRGFPDSVAPSLLANGIDRETLEAMQGAVVGSLPDFRRYFAAKAHALGKARLDWWDLFAPVGRSETEWTYGAGTRLVEAEFRAYSGRLGDFAARAFRESWIDAGPRDGKRGGAFCMGWTGDASRILMNHDPSLDSVSTLAHELGHGYHNLLKAPRTPLQRETPMTLAETASIFCETIVQNAALGRAAGAERLYVLETQLTGHAQVVVDIHSRFLFERAVFERRAERDLTPQELCDLMTWAQGETYGDALATTHPSMWAVKPHYYGTSFYNYPYTFGLLFGLGLYAQYLRAREEGREASFQTRYDDLLASTGLADARTLAARFGIDLHAPDFWEGSLDVIRGQIAAYEAAAGA